GAACATTCACGTTTTTTAGGGTATCAGGATTATTTTGTTCAGGAGCTGCTGATTAAGCCTTTCAATACTCGTTATCGATTGGCTCGCTATAAAACACCCGATGGTGATACCTGTATAGGAAAATTGAGCTTTGATACACATATAGGACATTTTGGCCATACATTACAGAGTTATATCGTTTATCAATATTATCACCAGAGAGTGACTCAGCCATTGATAATACAACAATTAACAGAATTAGGTTTTGATATTTCAACGGGTCAGATCAATGAGATTTTAATCCATGACAAAGACCATTTCATACTGAAAAAAATACATTGCTAACTGCCGGTATCAACAATAGTACTTATATCCATGTTGATGATACGGGTAGTCGTCATGATGGAAAGAATGGTTATTGTACTCACGTTGGCAATGAAACCTTTGCCTGGTTTTCAAGTACTCGATATAAGAGCCGGATTAATTTTCTACAATTGTTACGAGGTGCTGCTGTTGATTATACGCTCAACGATGCAGCACTTGATTATATGAGAGCAGAAAAAATTACCTCACAAGCCATTGAGCGTTATTGAACAAAGTCATCAGACTTGCTTTGATAATGAAGAAGCCTGGAAATACTATCTGCAGAACAATAGTATCATAACACAACGGCATGTTCGCATTGCCACAGAAGGCGCTTTACTGGGGGCATTAATTAACAGTGGCTTTCCAAGTGATTTGGTGATTGTGAGTGATGATGCAGGACAATTTGATATTTTGTTGCACGCATTATGTTGGATACATGCAGACAGAGTGTTTCAGCGGATACTACCACTCAATGAGCGACATGATAAAGAACTGAACTGGGTACATACTCAGATTTGGGAACTATTTTATGATCTCAAACAATATAAACTTGAGCCAGATGATCCGTTGAAGTCAGCGATTGCTGAACATTTTGATGAATTGTGCCGGACTAAAACAAGCTTTGAAACGTTGAATCAGGCACTGAAACGATTGGCAAGAAATAAAACAGAATTACTGCTGGTATTGGAACGGCCTGATATTCCTCTTCATAATAATTTGAGTGAAAATGATATTCGAGAATATGTTATTAAGCGTAAAATTAGTGGTAGTACACGCTCAAAGGATGGGCAACTTTGCAGAGATACCTTTGTCAGTTTAAAGAAAACTTGTTTGAAACAAGGAATTTCATTCTGGGATTTTATTAATGACCGGATCAGCAAGAGAAATTTGATCCCATATCTGCCTGAGTTGCTGAAAGGTAAAGTTTGTGCTGTTTAAATGCACAGACTTATTGAGAAGTTACAATATATGTTTTTAAGCAATTGATTTTAAAGATTTATTAGAATAATAATGTGGGCGTGATTTATTAAAAAGGCCACAGCGTACTTTGCAAGGGAAACTTTGTGAAGTACGCATGGATAACTGATCAGGCTAAAGATTACCCGGTAACGATTCTGTGCCGTTTTATGGATGTTTCCCGTAGTTGCTATTATGATTGGGTTAGCTCTCCTAAAACGGATAGAGAGAAAGAAAATGAAGCGCTTACTGAGCAGCTAAAAAACTGTTTGAAGACAGTCGCAAGACTTATGGAACCCGTCGTCTTAAAAAGAAAACTGGCTGAAAAAGGCGTTCATATAAGCCGCCGGAGAATTGGTCGATTAATGAAAAAAGCCGGTTTGTTTTGTAAAACGAAGAGACGCTTTAAAGCGACGACTAATTCCAAGCATAATAAGCGTATATCTCCAAATTTACTGGAAAGAGAGTTTACTGTCTCTCAACCTGATCGCTACTATGTGGGTGATATTACCTATATTGCCACCAAGGAAGGCTGGTTATATTTAGCGGTTGTCATTGACTTATTCTCTAGGCAAATTGTTGGCTGGTCGATGGATGAGCGAATGAAAGCAGTCAATGATGCTTTACTTGGCCATATGGAAGCGTAAACCAATGGATGGATTGCTTTGGCATAACCGAGGTAGCCAAAGCCTCTGATAGTCTATTGTCGGTCAATCAGATGCTTTACTGATGGCCATATGGAAGCGTAAACCAATCAGCCTGTGCCGTGAAGATATTGTAACAGGATGAAAATATGGAACGGCTCTATCCAGAGGGAGCTTAACGAACAGCGTAAACGTCAATTAAAACCCACGTTCACAATAAGCTTCAGTTAGCTCAAACTATGATCTTCAATTCGTAATTTGGAGATACAAATGAGCAACCATTCAAAAGATGCTTCGATGAAGCAACACATAGAGGCCTGCCAAGCCAGTAACTTAAGCCAGGCAGTTTATTGTCAACAACATAAGATACCCTCTCATATTTTTAGCTATTATCGAAAGAAGTTGGGTTATGTTAGCTCATCAAAACAGGTCAACACCAACAATCAACTCATTCCCATTAATTTACTGGCCAATTCCCCACAAGCAATGCAATTAAAGTAAGCCATACCAATGGTTTCAGTTTGGAAATCAATTCTGATACGAACCTGAATCAGCTCAAGTCCATTCTGGATTTGCTCAGGACTGTTTCATGATAACGGGCATCACAGTCAATCAGGTTTATCTGGTTTCTGGTGTTACCGATATGAGAAAAGCAACCAATGGGCTATCACTGATTGTCTCAGAGCAATTGGAACACAATCCCTTTGATGGCAGTGTCTTTGTTTTTGTAATCGTCAGCGAGATAAACTTAAAATACTGTACTGGGAGCGTAATGGTTTCTGGCTTTACTATCGTACACTTGAAAAAGGGAAATTCCAGTGGCCGATGGAAAAAGAACAACCCACTCTTTCGTTAACACTGAGAGAATTACAGTGGTTACTGGATGGTTTATCTTGCACACAACACCATGCTCACCCTGAAATTCATGGTCTGGAAAACAACTAAAAAAGTCCCTTTAGATGCGCATTAAACAGAATAAATACAAGCATTTAACGCTCATTTTAGTATAATATAACGCATGAGTTCAACAGACAAAATACTACCAGAAGAGATACCAACGCTCAAAAACAGGGTGCTTGAACTCCAGTCAAAAGTGGACTGGTATGA
This genomic window from sulfur-oxidizing endosymbiont of Gigantopelta aegis contains:
- the tnpA gene encoding IS66 family insertion sequence element accessory protein TnpA, whose translation is MSNHSKDASMKQHIEACQASNLSQAVYCQQHKIPSHIFSYYRKKLGYVSSSKQVNTNNQLIPINLLANSPQAMQLK
- a CDS encoding IS3 family transposase, coding for MKYAWITDQAKDYPVTILCRFMDVSRSCYYDWVSSPKTDREKENEALTEQLKNCLKTVARLMEPVVLKRKLAEKGVHISRRRIGRLMKKAGLFCKTKRRFKATTNSKHNKRISPNLLEREFTVSQPDRYYVGDITYIATKEGWLYLAVVIDLFSRQIVGWSMDERMKAVNDALLGHMEA
- a CDS encoding IS66 family transposase produces the protein MSVIEQSHQTCFDNEEAWKYYLQNNSIITQRHVRIATEGALLGALINSGFPSDLVIVSDDAGQFDILLHALCWIHADRVFQRILPLNERHDKELNWVHTQIWELFYDLKQYKLEPDDPLKSAIAEHFDELCRTKTSFETLNQALKRLARNKTELLLVLERPDIPLHNNLSENDIREYVIKRKISGSTRSKDGQLCRDTFVSLKKTCLKQGISFWDFINDRISKRNLIPYLPELLKGKVCAV